The Mercurialis annua linkage group LG2, ddMerAnnu1.2, whole genome shotgun sequence genome contains a region encoding:
- the LOC126668515 gene encoding uncharacterized protein LOC126668515 gives MSLKLRKYHILSQEIDQIRHLHQVHGRKFQSVISSSFEVRLRFLRPRNGDGNLYTSTPINQGYCELVLRILMVILGARTIRFDEQSRLGEANINGTWSVKDAASLCYYRSLWIASVCFSGT, from the exons ATGAGTTTAAAACTCAGAAAATACCATATTCTCAGCCAAGAAATAGATCAAATTCGTCATCTTCATCAAGTTCATGGAAGAAAGTTTCAAAGTGTGATATCTTCTTCGTTTGAGGTCCGATTGAGATTCTTACGGCCACGGAACGGGGACGGAAATCTCTACACATCTACACCTATAAATCAAG GTTATTGTGAGCTTGTGTTAAGGATTTTGATGGTGATTCTTGGAGCTAGGACCATTCGGTTTGATGAACAATCAAG ACTCGGCGAGGCAAATATCAACGGAACTTGGAGCGTAAAGGACGCGGCATCCCTTTGCTATTATCGAagtttatggatagcaagcg